Proteins encoded in a region of the Anopheles aquasalis chromosome 2, idAnoAquaMG_Q_19, whole genome shotgun sequence genome:
- the LOC126570885 gene encoding uncharacterized protein LOC126570885 yields the protein MATNRSETGLCNGSEYDPKEKLWYGERLPSVLNPEAGLGRIVLDSLARSPDKVIQINADTGAKVTCAEMRLKIIRVAMHLRKLGYTKGDFVSVACGNSELVVPVFIGCWVLGLAMNPLAPIFAKNDFVHMMSQTQSRLVFCDPSNREIVQEAVREAIKNPKVHLYVMDEDRSVEGCRSVSELLAPIEGEQEFRAEYLGDATKLLAMVLCSSGTTGLPKGVCLSHAHFVDGMVFSTEVSDGPIFNFSSLFWATGIFAVLTSLFYGRPRVLTSSSFNSELLLTIIEKYRIENLFTAPSYISALLAHPQLPKFDLSSVRHWQVGGAMVLEELIVKLKTHLPNGHARSIYGSSEIGFITRNDAHCLPNSVGPLATNVVCRIVDEAGRPLGPGQTGELQLKHRHMFLGYLNNPEATKNALTKDGFFRSGDIGFMDANGNLFLIDRIKDIIKYCNYQISPSDLEGIIQKIDGVKQVCVVGVPSPDRTSDLPLAVVERAPGSNIQEADIVRLVEGQVADFKRLRGGVRFVDSFPMTPSGKILRREVKKLIDETR from the exons ATGGCAACAAATCGGAGTGAAACCGGTCTGTGTAACGGTAGCGAGTATGATCCCAAGGAGAAGCTGTGGTACGGGGAGCGACTACCTTCAGTGCTTAATCCGGAGGCCGGTCTAGGGCGCATCGTACTCGACTCGTTAGCCCGTTCACCGGACAAAGTGATCCAGATTAATGCAGACACGGGAGCAAAGGTTACTTGTGCCGAGATGCGCCTAAAGATCATCCGCGTCGCGATGCACTTGCGGAAGCTCGGTTACACCAAGGGAGACTTTGTCAGTGTGGCCTGTGGCAATAGTGAACTCGTGGTCCCGGTGTTTATCGGCTGCTGGGTGCTCGGACTAGCCATGAACCCGTTGGCACCGATATTCGCCAAGAATGACTTTGTGCATATGATGAGTCAAACGCAATCTCGGTTGGTGTTCTGTGATCCGTCAAACAGGGAGATCGTACAGGAAGCGGTACGTGAGGCGATCAAGAATCCGAAGGTCCATCTGTACGTGATGGACGaggatcgatcggtggaagGATGTCGGTCGGTTAGTGAGCTGCTTGCACCGATCGAAGGTGAACAAGAGTTCCGTGCAGAGTATCTCGGTGATGCAACAAAGTTGCTGGCCATGGTGCTGTGCTCGTCTGGAACGACGGGACTTCCGAAAGGAGTGTGCCTCTCGCATGCACACTTCGTTGATGGAATGGTGTTTTCCAC GGAGGTATCCGATGGTCCCATCTTTAACTTTAGCTCACTGTTCTGGGCAACGGGGATCTTTGCCGTGCTTACGTCTTTGTTCTACGGGCGACCACGTGTCCTTACTAGCAGCTCATTCAATTCGGAACTCCTCTTGACCATAATCGAGAAGTATCGCATCGAGAACCTGTTCACCGCACCATCCTACATATCGGCGTTGCTGGCGCACCCACAGTTGCCCAAGTTTGATCTGTCCAGTGTTCGACACTGGCAGGTCGGCGGAGCGATGGTGCTGGAAGAGCTGATTGTCAAACTCAAGACTCACCTCCCGAACGGACACGCACGCTCAATCTATGGTAGCTCGGAGATCGGATTCATCACGCGCAACGATGCGCACTGCCTTCCGAACTCCGTTGGTCCGCTGGCCACGAACGTCGTGTGCCGGATAGTGGACGAAGCAGGACGTCCGCTTGGTCCTGGACAAACGGGCGAACTACAGCTGAAACATCGCCACATGTTTCTG GGATATCTCAACAATCCGGAAGCGACGAAAAATGCCCTGACCAAGGATGGGTTCTTCCGCAGCGGTGATATCGGATTCATGGATGCAAACGGGAACCTGTTTCTCATCGATCGCATCAAGGATATCATCAAGTACTGCAACTATCAGATATCGCCCTCCGATCTCGAGGGTATCATCCAGAAGATCGATGGCGTGAAACAGGTGTGCGTGGTTGGCGTGCCATCGCCCGATCGGACCAGCGATTTaccgttggcggtggtggagcgggCGCCCGGATCAAACATCCAGGAGGCGGATATCGTACGCCTCGTCGAGGGGCAGGTGGCCGATTTTAAGCGTTTGCGCGGTGGAGTCCGTTTTGTCGACAGTTTCCCCATGACTCCGTCGGGCAAGATATTGCGTCGCGAGGTGAAGAAACTGATCGACGAAACTCGTTAA